Proteins encoded within one genomic window of Brienomyrus brachyistius isolate T26 chromosome 22, BBRACH_0.4, whole genome shotgun sequence:
- the rpusd1 gene encoding RNA pseudouridylate synthase domain-containing protein 1: MEPASLENLHVLYQSSDFIVVNKHWDIRIDSKMWYEKQTVQSQLRHRFPDLADPETYYGFRFCHQLDFSTSGALCVALNRAAAGRAYRCFKDRLVTKAYLALVRGILERKRTTLDFAIGKNTSEGRTHMMCIEGSEGCENPKPCQTVLTVLEYGSYDGDPVTKVLLQPLTGRTHQLRVHCSAIGHPIVGDFTYSLRTDSAPYRMMLHAFLLDIPLEGEPIRVTAPDPFQSTLDTKWVPQHLVQSLEGALESLLGSRGDQCDQSDLKTMGEPPGKDVSRAPPLETEEQRVQCQQWLCEWALD; this comes from the exons ATGGAGCCAGCCAGTCTGGAGAACCTGCACGTGCTGTACCAGAGCAGTGACTTCATTGTGGTGAACAAACACTGGGACATCCGCATTGACAGCAAGATGTGGTACGAGAAGCAGACGGTGCAGAGCCAGCTGCGGCATCGCTTCCCGGACCTGGCGGACCCCGAAACATACTACGGCTTCAG ATTCTGTCACCAGCTGGATTTCTCCACCAGCGGGGCCCTGTGTGTGGCGCTGAACCGGGCAGCAGCAGGCCGAGCCTACCGCTGCTTTAAGGACCGGCTGGTCACCAAGGCCTATCTCGCGCTG GTGCGCGGCATTCTAGAGAGAAAGAGGACGACACTGGACTTCGCCATCGGGAAGAACACCTCAGAGGGCAGGACTCACATGATGTGCAtcgagggaagcgagg GATGCGAAAACCCCAAGCCATGCCAGACGGTACTCACCGTGCTGGAGTACGGATCATACGACGGCGATCCTGTGACCAAAGTCCTGCTGCAGCCACTGACAG GTCGGACTCATCAGCTGAGAGTTCACTGCAGCGCTATTGGGCATCCTATTGTGGGGGACTTCACCTATAGCCTGCGGACGGACAGCGCCCCCTACCGCATGATGCTACATGCTTTCCTGCTGGACATCCCGCTGGAGGGCGAGCCTATCCGTGTCACGGCTCCTGACCCCTTCCAGTCCACGCTGGACACCAAATGGGTACCGCAGCACTTGGTCCAGTCACTAGAGGGCGCCCTGGAGAGCCTGCTTGGGAGCAGAGGGGACCAGTGCGACCAGAGTGATTTGAAGACCATGGGAGAGCCACCGGGGAAGGACGTCAGCAGGGCCCCACCTTTGGAGACGGAGGAACAGAGGGTTCAGTGCCAGCAGTGGCTATGCGAGTGGGCCCTGGACTGA